The sequence below is a genomic window from Lelliottia sp. JS-SCA-14.
CGCGCGCTATCTGGGCCCGGCGACCGGGTATACGGTGGCGTGGCTGTACTGGCTCACCTGGACGGTGGCGCTTGGCTCGAGCTTTACCGCCGCCGGATTTTGTATGCAGTACTGGTTCCCGCAGGTTCCGGTATGGATCTGGTGCGTGGTGTTCTGCGCCGTCATCTTTGCCCTCAACGTCATCTCTACGCGCTTTTTCGCCGAAGGGGAATTCTGGTTCTCGCTGGTGAAAGTCATCACCATCATCGCCTTTATTATTCTCGGCGGGGCGGCGATCTTTGGCTTTATCCCAATGCAGGACGGCTCACCCGCGCCGGGGCTGGCGAACCTCACCGCGGAAGGCTGGTTCCCGCACGGCGGTTTGCCGATCCTGATGACCATGGTGGCGGTTAACTTTGCTTTCTCCGGAACCGAGCTTATCGGCATCGCGGCGGGTGAAACGCAGAACCCGCACAAGGTGATCCCGGTGGCCATCCGCACTACCATCGCGCGCTTAATCATTTTCTTTATCGGCACCGTGTTTGTGCTGGCGGCGCTGATCCCGATGCAGCAGGCGGGCGTCGAAAAAAGCCCGTTCGTACTGGTATTCGAGAAAGTCGGCATTCCCTATGCGGCGGATATTTTTAACTTCGTGATCCTGACGGCGATCCTCTCGGCGGCCAACTCCGGTTTGTATGCGTCGGGGCGCATGTTGTGGTCGCTCTCCAATGAGAAAACGCTGCCGCGCTGCTTTGCCCGCGTCAATAAAAACGGCGTCCCGCTGACGGCGATCTCCGTGAGTATGCTCGGCGGCGTGCTGGCGCTGTTCTCCAGCGTCATCGCGCCAGACACGGTGTTTGTCGCGCTCTCTGCCATTTCCGGTTTTGCGGTGGTGGCAGTGTGGATAAGCATCTGCGCGTCGCATTTTATGTTCCGCCGTCGTCACCTTCAGGCCGGGAAACCGCTGGCTGATTTACAGTATCGCGCGCCCTGGTATCCCCTGGTGCCGGTGCTGGGATTTGTGCTGTGCCTGGTGGCCTGCATCGGGCTGGCGTTTGACCCGACCCAGCGCATCGCCCTTTACTGCGGGCTGCCGTTTGTCGCGTTGTGTTATGGTGCGTACTACCTGACTCAACCCCCGAAAAACCAGGAGCCTGAACATGTCGCAGAATAATCCGCTAACCGCCCTCCTTGAAACACAGCCTTTTATCGTGCTGGACGGAGCGATGGCGACGGAACTGGAAGCGCGCGGTTGCCACCTGGCCGATAGCCTGTGGTCCGCCAAAGTGCTGGTGGAAAACCCGGAGCTGATACGCGAAGTGCATCTCGACTACTTCCGCGCCGGGGCGCAGGTGGCGATCACCGCCAGCTATCAGGCGACGGCGGCGGGTTTTGCCGCACGCGGTTATGATGAGGCGCAGTCTCGTGCGCTGATCGGCAAAAGCGTGGAGCTGGCGCGCAAGGCGCGGGAAGCGTATCTGGCGGAAAATCCGCAGGCGGGCACGCTGCTGGTAGCCGGATCGGTCGGGCCGTACGGCGCGTATCTGGCGGACGGCTCGGAGTATCGCGGGGATTACGTTCGCAGCGCGGCGGAGTTTAGCGAGTTTCATCGTTCGCGTGTGGAAGCCCTGCTGGACGCCGGGGCCGATCTGCTGGCCTGCGAAACCCTGCCGTCCTTTGCGGAGATCAAAGCCCTGGCGGAACTGCTGACAGGCTATCCGCGCGCGAAGGCGTGGTTTTCGTTTACCCTGGGCGATAGCGAGCATCTGAGCGACGGTACGCCGCTGCGTGACGTGGTGGCAACGCTTGCGGATTATCCGCAGATTGTGGCGCTGGGGATTAACTGTATCGCCCTGGAAAACACCACGGCGGCGCTGGAACATCTGCAAACCCTGACCGCGCTGCCGCTGGTGGTCTATCCGAATTCCGGTGAGCATTACGACGCGGTGAGTAAAACCTGGCACCATCACGGTGAGGCTTGTGAGACGCTGGCGGGGTATTTGCCGCAGTGGGTTGCAGCAGGAGCGAAGCTGATCGGCGGGTGCTGTCGCACGACGCCGAAGGATATTGCTGAGCTTAAAGCTTTGCGCTGAACATTGCCGGGTGGCGGCTGCGCCTTACCCGGCCTACAGGTAAGAAGGCCGCACCGAACAGTCCCCTCTCCCTTGAGGGAGAGGGTTAGGGTGAGGGGGAAGGTGCGCGCTG
It includes:
- the mmuM gene encoding homocysteine S-methyltransferase, yielding MSQNNPLTALLETQPFIVLDGAMATELEARGCHLADSLWSAKVLVENPELIREVHLDYFRAGAQVAITASYQATAAGFAARGYDEAQSRALIGKSVELARKAREAYLAENPQAGTLLVAGSVGPYGAYLADGSEYRGDYVRSAAEFSEFHRSRVEALLDAGADLLACETLPSFAEIKALAELLTGYPRAKAWFSFTLGDSEHLSDGTPLRDVVATLADYPQIVALGINCIALENTTAALEHLQTLTALPLVVYPNSGEHYDAVSKTWHHHGEACETLAGYLPQWVAAGAKLIGGCCRTTPKDIAELKALR
- the mmuP gene encoding S-methylmethionine permease, producing MQTEQDNGQLKRTMKTRHLIMLSLGGVIGTGLFFNTGYIISTTGAAGTLLAYLIGALVVWLVMQCLGELSVAMPETGAFHVYAARYLGPATGYTVAWLYWLTWTVALGSSFTAAGFCMQYWFPQVPVWIWCVVFCAVIFALNVISTRFFAEGEFWFSLVKVITIIAFIILGGAAIFGFIPMQDGSPAPGLANLTAEGWFPHGGLPILMTMVAVNFAFSGTELIGIAAGETQNPHKVIPVAIRTTIARLIIFFIGTVFVLAALIPMQQAGVEKSPFVLVFEKVGIPYAADIFNFVILTAILSAANSGLYASGRMLWSLSNEKTLPRCFARVNKNGVPLTAISVSMLGGVLALFSSVIAPDTVFVALSAISGFAVVAVWISICASHFMFRRRHLQAGKPLADLQYRAPWYPLVPVLGFVLCLVACIGLAFDPTQRIALYCGLPFVALCYGAYYLTQPPKNQEPEHVAE